A segment of the Leptospiraceae bacterium genome:
ATGGTTTGTTTAAAATGGCCACTAACTTAATTGAATTTTGTAAGGTCTCTAAAGTGGTTTTATCTGCTTGTCCAGTTATTAAAAGTAAATTAATTTCGGGGTATTTCTTTTGGATAATGCTAAAAAGTTCGTCTCCTTTCATACTGGGCATATGCCAATCAGAGATAACCATTTGAACTTTAATGCCGTTATTCATTAAATCGTCAATTATTTCTATAGCTTCTTCTGCAGATAGAGATGTCTCAATTATAAATTTGTCTTTGAATGTAGTTCTGAGTTGTGATTTCAAGGACATAAGAATGATTGCTTCATCGTCTACACATACTATTGCTTGATTGGACGTTTGTGTCAATTTTATCTCCTTATACAATAGCTTTCTTATTTTGAATTTGAGTCAACAGTTTTTTTGCGATTTCTAATTGTGTCGTTCGTTCCATTTATTGTTCTAAGTTTAGTGCTTTCTCATCTTCCAT
Coding sequences within it:
- a CDS encoding response regulator, with product MSLKSQLRTTFKDKFIIETSLSAEEAIEIIDDLMNNGIKVQMVISDWHMPSMKGDELFSIIQKKYPEINLLLITGQADKTTLETLQNSIKLVAILNKPWDRNILFNYIDKLDTLN